Proteins from a single region of Nodularia sp. LEGE 06071:
- a CDS encoding OmpA family protein, with amino-acid sequence MVDLSSDEFIEREIIEDDDSSIYLSIGDLMSGLLMFFALLFITTLLQLAQKDVPKRLIIGNVVGEMKSNNINVKVNPETGDISIQESILFARGSTELKPEGKAFLSSFIPVYSGVIFSKEEFDQEISRVVIEGHTSSEGDEQINLELSLLRSLSVYKYIFSDISFPTKAALSQKILAAGRGEIESDQNRDNPGDRKVVFRFQFRNDELKNDIPETSL; translated from the coding sequence ATGGTTGATTTGAGCAGCGACGAATTTATTGAGCGAGAGATTATAGAGGATGATGACTCTAGCATCTATCTATCGATTGGTGATTTGATGTCTGGTTTACTCATGTTTTTTGCTTTGCTATTTATCACTACATTACTCCAGCTTGCACAAAAAGATGTCCCAAAAAGGTTAATAATTGGTAATGTTGTGGGCGAGATGAAAAGTAACAATATCAATGTCAAAGTCAATCCTGAAACTGGAGATATTAGTATTCAAGAATCAATTCTGTTTGCTAGGGGAAGTACCGAACTAAAACCAGAAGGAAAAGCCTTTCTTAGCAGCTTTATTCCCGTTTACAGTGGGGTGATTTTCTCAAAAGAAGAATTTGATCAGGAAATTAGCCGTGTAGTTATTGAAGGTCATACTAGCTCAGAAGGAGATGAACAAATAAATCTGGAACTGAGTTTACTAAGGTCTTTGTCAGTGTATAAATACATTTTTTCTGATATTAGTTTCCCTACAAAAGCAGCTTTAAGCCAGAAAATATTAGCTGCTGGTCGTGGAGAAATTGAATCTGACCAGAATCGAGATAATCCAGGCGATCGCAAGGTAGTTTTTCGCTTTCAGTTTCGTAATGATGAGTTAAAAAATGATATTCCTGAAACCTCTCTTTAA
- a CDS encoding EH signature domain-containing protein, producing MDFQFLLPSLPEPPQCIPNQLIQLASNLPDATISIPSVDKLLAAIEQGKTEQICQLDWVYCIHAKAQWDKQNTDRSRKTSAAIWKVAISNSWLQHQLLWRLALYSHDQQEQVLAKSLAESFDVFANSNLVNHLLPVQIVRALCSQQPGRELAKIACEQRVNQTELLNKIQRDLPVYIPLFSQFIEYITPYFIKIISPNQQQVTWLLSCLNEMSDSQQIQAVDYLLTRVSHDIVKNHYFLVDWLRNNYRNGDNWYKLSEPARQRLREWIGGINYGDFQNLVDVILSRLALESFESNRLRICREFWANYSNRFERLRILLPSTSQIAIGYQIQGDVDLLEDDGSDPTEVCIFDFGDLFVVEFFRGRGSETRLFPHNSTTQQILFGESRLSVKRIRFLGGDKHDHVFLWQFFCRQWLENQGVNPNPGTETYRNPTANQLRDREYRLEQWRREIQDLEREARIYCDV from the coding sequence TTGGATTTCCAGTTTCTCCTTCCTTCCTTACCTGAACCTCCCCAATGTATTCCTAATCAACTGATTCAGCTTGCCAGTAACTTACCAGATGCCACAATATCAATCCCCAGTGTTGATAAATTATTAGCAGCTATTGAACAGGGTAAAACTGAACAAATATGTCAGTTGGACTGGGTTTACTGCATCCATGCTAAAGCACAGTGGGATAAACAAAATACTGACCGTTCTCGGAAAACATCAGCAGCCATTTGGAAGGTAGCAATTTCTAACTCATGGTTGCAACATCAGCTATTGTGGCGTTTAGCTCTTTATTCTCATGATCAGCAAGAACAGGTGTTAGCCAAGTCTCTAGCTGAATCTTTTGATGTCTTTGCTAATTCTAACTTAGTTAATCACCTCCTACCAGTTCAAATTGTTCGGGCGCTTTGCAGTCAACAACCAGGGAGAGAATTAGCAAAAATTGCTTGTGAACAGCGTGTTAATCAAACGGAATTACTCAACAAAATTCAAAGAGATTTACCAGTTTATATTCCATTATTCAGCCAATTCATAGAATATATAACACCATATTTTATCAAAATCATTTCTCCAAATCAGCAACAAGTAACTTGGTTGTTAAGTTGCTTGAATGAAATGTCAGATAGTCAGCAAATACAAGCTGTTGATTATTTACTCACTCGTGTTTCTCATGATATAGTAAAAAATCATTATTTCCTAGTTGATTGGTTACGAAATAATTATAGAAATGGTGACAATTGGTATAAACTTTCCGAACCAGCTAGGCAAAGACTTCGAGAGTGGATTGGAGGCATTAATTATGGTGATTTCCAAAACTTAGTAGATGTAATATTGAGCAGGCTTGCTTTAGAATCCTTCGAGTCAAATAGGCTACGTATTTGCAGAGAATTTTGGGCTAACTACAGTAACCGCTTTGAACGGCTTCGGATTTTGTTACCCAGCACATCACAAATTGCCATAGGATATCAAATTCAAGGTGATGTTGATCTACTAGAGGATGATGGTAGTGATCCCACGGAGGTTTGTATATTCGATTTTGGTGACTTGTTTGTGGTCGAATTTTTTCGTGGAAGAGGTAGTGAGACGCGGCTGTTTCCTCACAATTCCACAACTCAACAAATCCTTTTTGGTGAATCAAGGCTTTCAGTTAAACGGATTCGTTTTCTGGGTGGCGATAAGCACGATCATGTATTTCTTTGGCAGTTTTTTTGCCGCCAATGGCTGGAAAATCAGGGAGTTAACCCAAACCCAGGAACTGAAACTTACAGAAACCCAACAGCAAATCAATTGCGCGATCGAGAATACAGGCTTGAACAATGGAGAAGAGAAATTCAGGATCTGGAACGGGAAGCTAGAATCTACTGTGATGTTTAG
- a CDS encoding DUF4870 domain-containing protein yields MQVKYDPDKRRLLSSLSHGAIFFSTTLFSIGVPIVITLISDDPVVKSNAKESINFHFNVWFWATVIGVPMGILSFLTFGLGGLLFFPLVALGFALHWGLTIWALLHCFNQPDQPFRYPFIFRLF; encoded by the coding sequence ATGCAAGTTAAATACGATCCTGATAAGCGTAGATTACTATCATCTCTGTCTCACGGGGCGATTTTCTTTAGTACAACATTATTCTCTATTGGGGTTCCTATTGTCATTACTCTAATTTCTGACGACCCAGTTGTGAAAAGCAACGCTAAAGAATCGATTAATTTTCACTTCAATGTTTGGTTCTGGGCAACTGTAATTGGTGTGCCAATGGGGATTCTATCTTTCCTCACCTTTGGCTTGGGAGGACTTTTATTTTTTCCCTTGGTGGCGTTGGGTTTTGCTCTACACTGGGGATTGACAATTTGGGCGCTGTTGCATTGTTTCAACCAGCCAGATCAACCATTCCGTTATCCGTTTATTTTTCGACTTTTCTAA
- a CDS encoding DUF2382 domain-containing protein: MPLYKLEDFDPNYRETFGGDDVKTLELYTEGGVRVGSVADALLDQDGRFRYLVIDTSFDSISKKILLPIGLSHINYPAKRVYVDGLSKEQVEHLPEYQESMTVDEDYEKQVGHVFRPHSRYESDDRQTSIYEREPDLYTLNEQYHQTLRLYEERLIANKHRVKTGEVSVGKHIETQTARVTVPVKKERVLIERVPPTEAGTVVDPNALKFQEGEVTRIELYEETPEIRKEAFVREEVRVKKIVDRQTVEAQDTIRREQLDIDTTGELHVDETGTKREESV, translated from the coding sequence ATGCCTCTTTACAAACTCGAAGATTTTGACCCTAACTACCGAGAAACCTTTGGCGGTGATGATGTAAAAACTTTAGAACTTTACACCGAAGGAGGAGTCAGAGTCGGTTCTGTGGCTGATGCCTTACTTGACCAAGATGGACGTTTTCGGTATTTAGTCATTGACACTAGCTTCGACTCTATTAGTAAGAAGATATTACTACCAATAGGGCTTTCTCACATCAATTATCCAGCTAAACGTGTTTATGTTGATGGATTGAGTAAAGAACAAGTCGAACATTTACCTGAATATCAAGAGAGCATGACTGTTGATGAAGATTATGAAAAACAGGTAGGTCATGTTTTTCGTCCTCACAGCAGATATGAATCTGATGATCGGCAGACATCTATTTACGAAAGAGAACCAGATTTATATACTTTAAATGAACAATATCATCAAACTCTCAGGCTGTATGAAGAACGATTGATTGCTAACAAGCATCGGGTCAAGACTGGGGAGGTATCAGTTGGTAAGCATATTGAAACACAAACGGCAAGGGTGACAGTACCTGTGAAAAAAGAACGTGTTTTGATTGAACGAGTTCCGCCAACAGAAGCAGGAACAGTTGTAGATCCGAACGCACTCAAATTTCAAGAAGGGGAAGTAACACGCATCGAATTGTACGAAGAAACCCCGGAAATTCGTAAAGAAGCGTTTGTACGCGAAGAAGTTAGAGTGAAAAAAATTGTAGACCGGCAGACAGTAGAAGCACAAGACACAATTCGCCGAGAACAGTTAGATATTGATACTACAGGCGAATTGCATGTGGATGAAACTGGTACAAAAAGAGAGGAATCTGTTTGA
- a CDS encoding DUF2382 domain-containing protein, with translation MVLHKLADFDPNYHETMQGDDIKGLGVYTDRTDEKIGTVSDVLVDEQGHFRYLIVDLGFWIFGKQVLLPVGRSRIDYDAHRIYAIGMTREQAEDLPKFEEGRTLDYDYEEQVRGVYRDDKYGTRPVDASTRTATATTKPSYNRDSYTYAEEPDLYNLNQQDHQTLRLYEERLIANKVRHKTGEVAIGKHVESETARISVPVEKEHVVIERITPEDAGRVVSAQEANFREGEVTRVELHEETADVRKEAVLREEVRVTKVVDQETVETQGTVRREELDVNTPNLPVEER, from the coding sequence ATGGTTCTTCACAAGTTAGCAGATTTTGATCCCAATTACCACGAAACTATGCAAGGTGATGACATTAAAGGGCTAGGTGTCTACACAGACAGAACTGATGAAAAGATTGGCACGGTCAGCGATGTTTTAGTTGATGAACAAGGGCATTTTCGCTATCTAATTGTTGATTTAGGTTTTTGGATATTTGGGAAACAAGTATTACTACCAGTTGGACGCTCCCGCATTGACTATGATGCTCATCGCATCTATGCCATTGGTATGACTAGAGAACAAGCGGAAGATTTACCGAAATTTGAAGAAGGTAGAACACTTGATTACGACTATGAAGAACAGGTGCGTGGGGTTTATCGTGATGATAAGTATGGCACCAGACCTGTAGACGCATCGACCCGGACGGCGACGGCGACGACTAAGCCAAGTTACAACCGTGACAGTTATACTTACGCAGAAGAACCTGATTTGTACAACCTAAATCAGCAAGACCATCAAACTCTACGATTGTATGAAGAACGGCTGATTGCTAATAAAGTTCGCCATAAAACTGGAGAAGTAGCAATTGGTAAGCACGTTGAAAGTGAAACTGCAAGAATTTCAGTTCCGGTAGAAAAAGAGCATGTTGTGATTGAGCGGATTACTCCAGAAGATGCGGGTAGGGTGGTTTCTGCTCAGGAAGCTAATTTCCGCGAGGGCGAAGTTACTCGTGTAGAACTCCATGAAGAAACAGCTGATGTTCGCAAAGAGGCAGTTTTGCGTGAAGAAGTCAGAGTGACAAAGGTTGTAGACCAAGAGACAGTTGAGACTCAAGGAACTGTACGACGCGAAGAGTTAGATGTGAATACTCCTAATCTTCCAGTTGAGGAACGCTAA
- a CDS encoding YsnF/AvaK domain-containing protein, with the protein MNSQPMANEFKQVEQKASIQTLLETLKNKVRDFAVTDRQGQIVGKVKDLILDANRRLNLVIFQQANEKFLKHGTPDVNSHRLVLLLSKKIKKIDNSTQSILLDIDKSEVELMPEYLEPETPNGQGTGDKFTELDTTNKQMLTSELDTANAGEVDEENIVRLIEERLIADSRKHKIGEVIVRKEIETRMVQVPVRREKLIVEQVGSENKQLAEIDLSQGDISGIELMALQSHEGTILDGHLTVHGDFTSPKIASLLLNAIALEHNHGCHQVKITIAVTDESLQQKYQEWFDRCSKGQKPKP; encoded by the coding sequence ATGAATAGCCAACCAATGGCAAATGAATTTAAACAAGTAGAGCAGAAGGCTAGTATCCAGACTTTGCTAGAAACTTTAAAAAACAAAGTCCGGGATTTTGCTGTTACTGATAGGCAAGGTCAAATAGTAGGGAAAGTCAAAGATTTAATTTTGGATGCTAATCGGCGGTTGAATTTAGTTATATTTCAACAGGCGAATGAAAAATTTCTCAAGCATGGTACACCAGATGTAAACTCACATCGTTTAGTTTTATTGTTGAGCAAAAAAATCAAGAAAATCGACAATTCAACTCAATCTATTCTCCTAGATATAGACAAATCAGAAGTAGAGCTTATGCCTGAATATTTAGAACCAGAAACACCAAACGGTCAAGGAACAGGAGATAAATTCACTGAACTGGATACTACGAATAAACAAATGCTCACAAGTGAATTGGACACAGCGAATGCAGGGGAAGTTGATGAAGAAAATATTGTGCGTTTAATAGAAGAACGACTGATAGCTGATAGCAGGAAACACAAAATTGGTGAGGTGATTGTTCGCAAAGAAATTGAAACTCGCATGGTGCAAGTACCTGTGCGGCGGGAAAAATTAATTGTGGAACAAGTTGGTTCAGAAAATAAACAACTTGCTGAAATTGACTTAAGCCAAGGTGATATTTCTGGGATTGAGTTGATGGCGTTACAAAGTCATGAAGGGACAATTCTGGATGGTCATTTAACTGTGCATGGTGATTTTACTTCACCGAAAATTGCTAGTTTACTTTTAAATGCGATCGCTCTCGAACACAATCACGGCTGTCACCAGGTGAAAATCACCATTGCTGTTACAGATGAGTCGCTACAGCAAAAATATCAGGAGTGGTTTGATCGTTGTTCTAAAGGGCAAAAACCCAAGCCGTAA
- a CDS encoding alpha/beta hydrolase, with protein MKKLWRYLSLGLLSTFLTATPGLGAERISFFYPPFGEFSLSVDSLEIFAKEGKITDELAFYAGRANPQQLAQLRELLQERFNVTPTLVSQVTYSPIGEDLIQGLGSLLRNESRQNGFFALRSALILAAADPEGLTVTNLLRQFPSRTVRLNFTEGLKIVDDLLQVLQKRDEVVTWIQQEAIASAKSIDSLNAAAHNANIDFAQLPDLRSPGSFTWQRTELILTDKSRASASADSSVRIIPTDLYLPAATALTSPEDSSPPFPVIVISHGVASDRSSFAYLAEHLASYGFAVAVLEHPGSNAERVERYLTGLAGPLEAEEFINRPLDIKFLLDELERREKSNPELQGKLNLQQVGVIGQSFGGYTVLTLAGANINFQQLQKDCGADISSFNLSLFLQCQVTELEAKNYLLQDDRIKAVVAINPLSSSIFGESQISQIQVPVMLVASSQDIATPIVSEQVRPFTWLATPNKYLVLIENATHFSAIAEPTPENGVLPIPPALLGPNPAPAYDYLKALNVAFWETHLLNRSEYAPYLQPSYAQYLSQAPLNLSLLKSLSPDQLNQALNAQSLTPSSPQFTWALPDGD; from the coding sequence ATGAAAAAACTTTGGCGATATTTAAGCTTAGGGCTGCTATCTACGTTTCTGACTGCTACCCCCGGACTGGGGGCGGAACGGATTAGCTTTTTTTACCCTCCCTTTGGTGAGTTCTCCCTCAGTGTTGACTCTTTAGAAATATTTGCGAAAGAAGGCAAAATCACGGATGAATTGGCGTTTTATGCTGGCCGTGCCAATCCTCAGCAACTGGCGCAATTACGAGAATTGCTCCAGGAGCGGTTTAATGTCACTCCTACCTTGGTGTCTCAGGTGACTTACTCCCCTATAGGCGAAGACCTCATACAAGGTTTAGGAAGCTTACTCCGCAATGAATCTAGGCAAAATGGCTTTTTTGCCCTCAGAAGTGCTTTGATCTTGGCTGCTGCTGATCCAGAAGGGTTAACAGTGACGAATTTGCTGCGTCAGTTTCCCTCCCGGACAGTGCGGCTCAATTTTACAGAGGGGCTAAAGATAGTCGATGACTTATTGCAAGTATTACAGAAAAGGGATGAGGTTGTGACTTGGATTCAACAAGAAGCGATCGCCAGCGCTAAGTCTATTGATTCCCTCAACGCAGCAGCTCACAATGCTAATATTGACTTTGCTCAATTGCCAGATTTGCGATCGCCTGGTTCATTTACTTGGCAACGAACTGAGTTGATTCTCACGGATAAGTCTCGCGCTAGCGCTAGCGCTGACTCGTCAGTTCGGATTATACCAACTGATCTTTATTTACCAGCAGCAACAGCATTAACCAGCCCAGAAGATTCCTCACCGCCCTTTCCTGTGATTGTGATTTCTCATGGTGTTGCTTCCGACCGTTCTTCTTTTGCTTATTTGGCTGAACATTTAGCATCCTACGGTTTTGCAGTGGCTGTATTAGAACATCCTGGGAGTAATGCTGAACGAGTTGAGCGCTACTTAACAGGTTTAGCGGGGCCATTAGAAGCAGAAGAATTTATTAACCGACCTTTGGATATTAAGTTTCTCCTCGATGAACTTGAGCGCCGGGAAAAATCAAATCCTGAACTTCAAGGAAAACTGAATCTTCAGCAAGTCGGGGTAATTGGTCAATCTTTTGGTGGTTATACTGTTTTAACTTTGGCAGGAGCAAATATTAATTTTCAGCAGCTGCAAAAAGATTGTGGTGCCGATATTTCCTCTTTTAATTTATCACTGTTTTTGCAGTGTCAAGTCACTGAGTTAGAAGCAAAAAATTACCTACTCCAAGACGATCGGATTAAAGCAGTTGTTGCCATTAATCCTTTATCTAGCTCAATTTTTGGTGAAAGTCAGATCAGTCAAATTCAAGTTCCTGTGATGCTAGTTGCAAGTAGTCAGGATATTGCTACCCCCATCGTATCTGAGCAGGTTCGCCCCTTCACCTGGCTGGCTACTCCAAATAAGTACTTGGTATTAATCGAAAACGCAACTCATTTTAGTGCGATCGCGGAACCAACTCCCGAAAATGGTGTGTTGCCGATACCACCCGCTTTACTGGGTCCGAACCCTGCACCAGCCTATGATTATCTCAAAGCCTTGAATGTGGCTTTTTGGGAAACTCATCTGCTCAATCGCTCTGAATACGCTCCTTATTTACAACCATCTTATGCCCAATATCTCAGCCAAGCTCCCTTAAATCTCAGTTTGTTAAAGTCTTTGTCACCAGACCAATTGAATCAAGCCTTAAATGCCCAATCATTGACACCATCATCACCACAATTTACCTGGGCTTTGCCCGATGGTGACTGA
- a CDS encoding phosphoglucomutase/phosphomannomutase family protein: MPVAANSIKFGTDGWRGVIGDEFTFERLALVAPVAAQVLHNTYFSTVGSKTIIVGYDRRFMAEDFARAVADSVTAIGFDVLLSESYAPTPAFSWAAKELNALGALVITASHNPGTYLGLKVKGCFGGSVPPEVTKEIETLLSAGVPDAVATPGKQQPFDPWPSYITALKAKVNITKIQAAIASGKLTLFADVMHGAAAGGLARLLGDGVQEINSDRDPLFEGGAPEPLPKYLSRLFSVIKTHRQTDKSGLAVGLVFDGDCDRIAAVDGNANFLSSQILIPILIDHLTLRRGFSGEIVKTVSGSDLIPRVAALHNLSLFETAVGYKYIADRMLVADVLLGGEESGGIGYGSHIPERDALLSALYVLEAIVESNLDLSDYYRSLQEQTGFTSAYDRIDLPLASMDVRSRLLQQLQTQPLTEIAGQPVIDCQTIDGYKYRLADHSWLMIRFSGTEPVLRLYCEAATLEQVHQTLAWAKNWAE; the protein is encoded by the coding sequence ATGCCAGTGGCTGCTAACTCCATTAAGTTTGGTACAGACGGCTGGCGGGGGGTTATTGGTGATGAGTTCACCTTTGAACGCCTAGCCCTAGTCGCACCAGTTGCTGCACAAGTATTACATAATACATATTTTTCTACAGTTGGTAGCAAAACAATTATTGTCGGCTACGATCGCCGATTTATGGCGGAAGATTTTGCTCGTGCTGTGGCTGATTCTGTCACCGCTATCGGATTTGATGTTTTACTCAGCGAAAGTTATGCCCCAACTCCGGCTTTTAGTTGGGCGGCTAAAGAACTGAATGCTTTGGGGGCGCTAGTAATTACAGCTAGTCATAACCCTGGAACATATTTAGGCTTAAAAGTCAAGGGTTGCTTTGGTGGTTCAGTACCGCCAGAAGTGACTAAAGAAATAGAAACGTTATTATCTGCTGGTGTACCTGATGCAGTGGCTACCCCTGGGAAACAACAACCGTTTGATCCCTGGCCGAGTTACATCACAGCGTTAAAAGCTAAGGTAAATATTACTAAGATTCAAGCAGCGATCGCCTCTGGTAAACTGACATTATTTGCTGATGTCATGCATGGTGCGGCAGCTGGGGGATTAGCTAGATTATTGGGCGATGGTGTCCAAGAAATCAACAGCGATCGCGATCCTTTATTTGAAGGTGGTGCGCCAGAACCTTTACCAAAATACCTATCTCGTTTATTTTCGGTGATCAAAACTCACCGCCAAACAGATAAATCAGGTTTAGCAGTGGGGTTAGTATTCGATGGCGATTGCGATCGCATCGCCGCAGTGGATGGAAACGCTAACTTTTTAAGTTCCCAAATTTTAATCCCCATATTAATCGATCACTTAACCCTCCGGCGCGGCTTTAGCGGTGAAATCGTCAAAACTGTCAGCGGTTCTGATTTGATTCCCCGTGTCGCAGCACTGCATAACTTGTCACTTTTTGAAACCGCCGTAGGATATAAATACATCGCCGATAGAATGTTAGTTGCAGATGTATTGTTAGGTGGGGAAGAGTCGGGAGGAATCGGTTATGGTAGCCATATTCCGGAACGTGATGCACTGCTATCAGCGCTGTATGTTCTAGAGGCGATTGTGGAATCTAATTTAGATTTAAGCGATTATTATCGCTCCTTGCAAGAGCAAACAGGTTTCACCTCAGCTTATGATCGGATTGATTTACCTTTAGCCAGTATGGACGTGCGATCGCGTCTTTTACAACAACTGCAAACCCAACCATTAACAGAAATTGCCGGTCAACCTGTAATTGATTGCCAAACCATAGACGGCTATAAATACCGCCTAGCTGATCATAGCTGGTTAATGATTCGGTTTAGCGGCACAGAACCAGTACTACGCTTGTATTGCGAAGCCGCCACACTGGAACAAGTGCATCAAACCCTGGCTTGGGCGAAAAATTGGGCAGAATAA
- the rdgB gene encoding RdgB/HAM1 family non-canonical purine NTP pyrophosphatase — MTKLLVVATGNPGKLRELQAYLANSGWELTLKPEELEVEETGATFAANAALKASQVAQATGQWAIADDSGLQVDALNGAPGVYSARYGSSDSERIARLLRELGNAVNRQAQFVCAVAIARPDGTIALESEGICRGEILHAPRGEGGFGYDPIFYVPEKQLTFAEMSRELKGSISHRGKALKALVPQFAADLY, encoded by the coding sequence ATGACTAAATTACTGGTGGTAGCTACAGGAAATCCCGGTAAACTGCGGGAACTGCAAGCTTATCTGGCAAACTCTGGTTGGGAATTAACACTAAAACCAGAAGAATTAGAAGTTGAAGAAACAGGCGCAACCTTTGCCGCTAATGCCGCTCTGAAAGCTTCCCAAGTGGCTCAAGCCACAGGACAATGGGCAATCGCTGATGATTCGGGTTTGCAAGTAGATGCCCTGAATGGCGCACCAGGCGTATATTCGGCACGTTATGGCAGCAGCGACTCAGAACGCATTGCTAGGCTATTGCGAGAATTAGGTAACGCAGTCAATCGCCAAGCACAATTTGTCTGTGCCGTGGCGATCGCTCGTCCTGATGGTACAATTGCCTTAGAATCAGAAGGTATATGTCGCGGCGAAATTCTTCATGCACCCCGTGGCGAAGGTGGTTTTGGCTACGATCCTATATTTTACGTTCCAGAAAAGCAATTGACCTTTGCAGAGATGTCGCGGGAGTTGAAAGGGTCAATTAGCCATCGAGGTAAAGCTTTAAAGGCTTTAGTACCTCAGTTTGCCGCCGACTTGTACTAG
- a CDS encoding ATP-dependent Zn protease, translated as MSQTALNLVAISIFFMTLSVLLGPLIHLSPAVPALATFAILGIATFDNFSLQGQGGTIILDWIAGFSGQHRDRIIHHEAGHFLTAHLLDIPVTGYTLSAWEAWKQGQPGQGGVSFEDVELASQLERGTISAQIIDRYCTIWMAGIVAETLVFNHAEGGADDRSKLAGVLAGLGFSQSASEQKQRFHLLQAKTLLQENWSSYEALVKSMQQRASVSDCQRIINDSAP; from the coding sequence ATGAGTCAAACTGCTTTAAATTTAGTTGCTATATCGATTTTTTTCATGACTTTATCCGTGCTGTTGGGGCCATTAATTCATTTGTCTCCAGCCGTACCAGCACTGGCTACCTTCGCAATTTTGGGAATAGCCACTTTTGATAATTTCAGTTTGCAAGGACAGGGCGGTACGATAATTTTAGATTGGATTGCTGGTTTTTCTGGGCAACATCGCGATCGCATTATCCACCACGAAGCCGGTCATTTTCTCACAGCGCATCTACTGGATATTCCGGTAACTGGCTATACACTCAGTGCTTGGGAAGCTTGGAAACAAGGACAACCGGGACAAGGTGGTGTGAGTTTTGAAGATGTTGAATTAGCATCTCAATTAGAACGGGGGACAATCAGCGCCCAGATCATAGACCGCTATTGTACAATTTGGATGGCGGGTATTGTGGCGGAAACTTTAGTTTTTAATCATGCTGAAGGTGGGGCTGATGATCGCAGCAAGCTAGCAGGAGTCTTAGCGGGTTTAGGTTTTTCCCAATCAGCTTCTGAACAGAAACAACGGTTTCATCTTCTGCAAGCCAAAACTTTACTGCAAGAAAATTGGTCGAGTTACGAAGCTTTAGTCAAATCCATGCAACAACGCGCCTCTGTGAGCGATTGTCAGCGGATAATTAATGATTCTGCTCCCTGA
- a CDS encoding diguanylate cyclase, which produces MKISILVFGNQNFLETLPDHLLELSNFTIEVIMNVNQAVSRIQLAPPDVILAQASLVGSMELCRWLKTQTQLSWIYSIFLEDRLQQIAARQEHDWEWELEMTATVLRQGADAYVWQLSEAKTEPNFTDITAHHTLLAAHLMVGVRKAQKYRDLLRTNDRLSTMALADSLTEMNNRRALEWELPKQIKLARIQNIPLSLIILDVDYFKQVNDTYGHLVGDRLLQLLCNRLRNNLRTQDTPFRYGGEEFVVVLANTAGEEALLVAKRINSIISEEAFKINTKIAINLTISLGVACLQAQDDDQGLDLLHRADQYLLQAKSAGRNQAIGRDYSSSVSPLKAVSS; this is translated from the coding sequence ATGAAAATTTCTATTCTAGTGTTTGGAAATCAGAACTTTCTCGAGACACTTCCCGATCATCTCCTGGAACTCAGCAATTTTACTATAGAAGTGATCATGAATGTCAATCAGGCAGTGTCGCGCATTCAACTGGCACCGCCGGATGTCATACTTGCACAAGCTAGTCTAGTTGGGAGTATGGAACTCTGCCGGTGGCTGAAAACCCAGACTCAGCTATCCTGGATATACTCTATTTTTCTAGAAGATCGTCTCCAACAAATTGCTGCTAGACAAGAGCATGACTGGGAGTGGGAATTAGAAATGACTGCTACTGTACTCAGACAAGGAGCAGACGCTTATGTTTGGCAGCTTTCTGAGGCAAAGACAGAGCCTAATTTTACAGATATAACTGCACATCATACTCTATTGGCAGCTCACTTGATGGTAGGTGTGCGGAAAGCCCAGAAATACCGCGATTTGCTGCGGACAAATGATCGATTGTCAACCATGGCCTTAGCTGATTCGTTGACAGAGATGAATAATCGCCGGGCTTTGGAATGGGAATTACCCAAACAAATTAAATTAGCTCGGATTCAAAACATTCCTTTGAGTTTAATTATTTTAGATGTGGACTATTTTAAACAAGTTAACGATACCTATGGGCATTTAGTTGGCGATCGCCTTTTACAATTACTATGTAACCGTCTGCGAAATAATCTGCGGACTCAAGATACTCCCTTTCGTTATGGTGGAGAGGAATTTGTCGTGGTTTTAGCTAACACTGCTGGCGAGGAAGCCTTGCTAGTGGCGAAACGGATCAATAGTATAATTAGCGAGGAAGCCTTTAAAATCAACACTAAAATAGCTATTAATCTCACCATTAGCTTGGGTGTAGCCTGTCTGCAAGCACAAGATGATGATCAGGGGTTAGATTTGCTACATCGTGCTGATCAATACTTGTTGCAGGCTAAATCTGCTGGACGTAATCAAGCTATTGGGCGTGACTATTCCTCCTCTGTTTCGCCTCTCAAAGCAGTTTCTTCATAG